The region TccattgagattttttttataactacCCTCTAGTGTTACAAAGACTCTGGTTGGTTGGGCTTTTAAAAGCTACTTTTGGGTTTCTGAAGCTCCAAAAATACTTTTGTTGTTGGTTTGTTAACTAATGTGTTTcagcttttacttttaaaaaactattttaaaagaAGCTAGCTTTAGTAACTTTCTGAGGAAGAGCTTCTTGAAAAGCTAAAAATAGAAGTAAAAATTCAGCCAAATAGGACCAAAAATAGCTTTCTTCTTTTAAAGTCAATTCAAAATTCTTATCCCAAACAATGGGAGAACCCTTCTATGAATTTGAAAATGTTCTTTCTAACTAACTAACTCACAAACATTAATTACCCTCTGTttgattattttataattatcttCTATAGTCTATCAAGACTACCTTGGATAATAGGTGAATGAGTCACTGACTTAAGTGCCCTATACATCTTTGCATGGGTCTACAAACCACCTATGCATATTGCTTTGAGAATTGCTAAAGGGCATCATTAGTGCCCAACACCACAAACAGATGACATATCGCTATTGGTGTAATCTAATATCAGGTCtcacacatttgaatttaataaatattatcgAGTAACATTACCCAACCATAGGTgccacctcatgtggtgttggatACCTTAAAATGTCAAATAGTAACACTCACGTTGCTTTGGATATGCACATTAACCATGATGACGTGGTTGATCACACTTCCGTTCATTTCTTTTATCATTTGGTTCCATCTTAATGTCCTATATCTTGCTAATCATCTTGAGTAAGACTTCTTTCCTTCTAAAGATCTTATCAACCCTAGTTGTCCTCATAATGGAAGCCATAACTAACTTCAATAAGCTATAAACTAAGGCAACATAACTAAAATAAACTAAATCAAAACAAACTTACATTATGATAACTCGACATTTTTCACTACCATCGTATGCATATCAAGACATTCTGCACGAATTTTAAACGCGCTGAACACATGCACTAAAAAACGGGCACGTGTGGAAAATTCGACTATTTAAATATTGTTTTCGacattataaattattcagaatttcttgaaaatttgtgtgATGTTTTAAATGATTACAATATACATTGTGATAATgaaaaattatgatttttaacTATTCACATGCCGAAACTAACTTTTATCAGCACCAATGTCGACAAATCACTGTCATCACCGTAGTTTTTCCCTAAAATTACATACATAGCACTGGTGAGGCACCCAAAATACTAAATCAGTGTTCTATTAGCTACATAGTGCAAAAACTAACGGAAGTATCATATTTAAAAAACGTACTCGAGGAATTATAAAAATTTGggcaaattttttatttattctaaAACTTAATAATAACATTATAATTACCAAGAAGTACAAGGATTagtaaaataaatacaaaaagcTTTTATAAATACTCCCTCTATTTCCCTCCATGGAGTGAAAAAGACGTTTTACGTTTCTGCAAAACCCTAGAAgaagaaattagggtttagagagagagagagagagaaatgggggaGAGAGATGACTATAAGTTTCTTGAATTAAAGGACGCCATTGCTTCTATTAATCAAAAAGTTAACTTGATTGGCGTTATCATCGAGTGTGGTTTCCCTAAGGGAACTAGAGGAACTGGTACTCTCTATCTCTCTGTTTAGATAGCTTTTTCAAGGTTTGTTTTTCGTATGATTTCTTTAGATATTGTAATAGCGAAATGAGTTGTTTTAAGTTAGAACAGTTTCGATTTTTCATATGTTTTTTGTGAATGCAATCAAACGTATTTGGATTGAAAAATGGGATGGGATTTTCTGTTTTCTGGCAATGATGACAAAAAAAGGCCGGACTTACGGCTGCTGCCTCCGCCATAGTCGGTCGGTAGTAGAATGATGAATGTTTTTGCAGCAAAGGTTTTTATCTGAGCCACTCAATGTTTTGGActtctctttttgtttttgttttgaatATTGCATTGTTGCCCAGCACTCAATGTTGGCGATACCGTCATTGGTGCAATTTAATATGCCACATATAGAATATGCGAGCCCGAAATCAAGCGTCGGGTTTGGTTACCATGTCCATATGGTGCCTCATAGCAATGCTCTTTTGTTTTGCTTTTGCTGGGTCTTACATTGTTTTATGTGTCATAATGATTTGTACCTTTCGTCTgtaatgtatgtatgtttgttcGATTTGTGTTGTGTGATGATTTTGCAGATTGTTTCTGCACAGTAAAGATTGTTGATGAATCGTATCAGAAACCTGGGCTTCCTGTTAATATGTTTGCTGAGCATTTTGGAATGCTTCCTCTTATAGCCTCATTTGGAGATATAATTCAGCTTTCCAATGTTATGGTATTAAATCGTAGTAATTCTGTCTTTCAGATTTGTTTTTTGCTTGTTATCACAAATGGTTGTAGCTTTTAACCACAATAGTGATCTGATTGCTAATAAAAAAGGAAACAAAGAAGAGGGAAGAgcatattttatattttagaaGGTGTTTTTCAACAGACTGGTTCTAAATATGCATCTGCTATACAATGAAGATGCTGTTCATACAGGAATACAATAAAAGTAATCGTGAATGTGCAGATATTCTTACCATTTCAGAAGGATTCGTATGTTTTAAATCATCAAATTTCCGAAAAGGAAAATCTGGTGCACTTACCTACATTCCATTTGACTTAGTGGAATGAGCAAAAGAAATATAAGTTGAGGAAGACATTCTTCCGTAGAATAGAAATTTTACAGATTCGAATAGATGTTTTTGTTTAAAGTGTGGTGTATTTGAACATGAGTTCTGTTCTTACAGATGAAAACTCATGGTGGAGAAGTATATGCTGTTTTTAATAAGAAGTCCTCTACCTTTGCTGTATATGATGGAAAAGGTGGCGAATATGTTCCTTATCAAACTCATCTGAAATTTATCCAGAGAGACCTAGACAAGAAGTTCATAGCAGGCCTGAGAAATTGGTTTATTGATTTTCAGATTGATGAAGGTAGTCTCAATTATGTGGTACACAATCATAACATTAGCCATATTTTTAGTTTAATTTCTAAATTATGTAAGTTGCTAATGAAAAATTCATGATTGAGACACATTAATAGTTGAAATTGAACTCTAAACATTTAATATAGTTGAGTGAGTTGGCCTTTCTAGGAGCTTTCCCTTAAAATTTTCTTTAAAGGAAAATAATGGACTCTAAGGGACAAATATCTGGTTGAATCAGGTTCTCTTATACAAACCACACACATTCATACATAGGTCTACTAGAGCCCTAGGGGCTTGCAGGTCTCTAAATATTTgtacagaaaagttatgctgatatTGACAATTTTCCATATTAGCCGACCTTTATTTATTGGTAGATGTTTGTATCAGCTGAACACGCATGTTCAAGCTTAGTATTGCCaacaaaagtataaaaaaaattccTGGATGGGAACACATGAAAATAGATATTGACTTATTGTCATCAAAGAATTTGAAAACAAatgaaaacataaataaataaagtgtAGAAGTTTTGTTTCAATAAGACGGACAATTatgtattttaactttttttaCCGGCCACGCCTTATCTGGTTTTACTAATTATATAATAGATATCTGAACCTGACATATTCTTACATGCATATAATAGATTCAAAAAACTTCTCATTGGTGAGAGAACTCAAGGAACGTAGATTTGTTGATTTGGCCTGCAAGGTAATTTGCTGATTTTTAGTATTATTAGTGTATATTATTGTACTCAGTTTGAACAAtacttttattgatattttttgcTTTAACTTCTTATTTTCAAATTTGTATGTACTAACTCAGTTTCTGATCAACTTTCACCCTTCTTATGCTATCTCAAGGTAATTCATGTCCAAGAGTTTAAAGGTGAATGGATGACCTTCCTTTGGGATGGAACTGATACCCAACCAAGTAGTATTCCTACGAGGTTAGTGTTACTTAACATCTGTTCTTGCTCTTAAATTCCGGTGAGCTTGATAGTTGGCTGTATTAGTTCACAAGGTGAACTTATTGTGTGTTTgtgttttaaattaaaaacaatgaTCATGTCAATTATTGGAAACATGGAGATGTCACCACTTGAACTGTGATTATTTTTTGCCATTTGAAGCTAGCTTAAGTGGGTTTGGTGTGTATCCACCAAAAAATAAAACTTCAGCTATTTGTTCATCTTAGATTTAGATGAATTGCTGTATCTTATTGTTTCACTTATGTCATTAGTCATTAATGACGTAAATAGTAAAACCTCAGGCTAGAAGATGAAAGGAACAATCCTCTTCCCCTACAACCAGAACTATTGCATTTGTCAAGAGATATATTAGGTACTTTTCCTGCTCTCGGATCTGTCTTGAGGGTGGTGTTTGACCAAGGTACTAAGAAGCATGGCCTTCACTTGCTACATGTTGGGAAGTGGATGAAGTTTGTCAATGTATATTGTAAGGTAAATGGAGGATTATGGCATGGTTCATTTACACCTTCAACAAAGTTTAGATATACTCATGACAGGGACCGTCTTGTATTAGAGCGCCAAAGGTTACATGCTTTTACCAAGAAATTACCGATGACATGTTTTGTTTGATTGTTCCACACACTTCCATAAATAAAGTTTTGTGCAATAACTATTTCAGGTTATATAATGAGCGGTTAGGTATGAGATATGGGCGAAATCCATACTGGAGCTTTCCGTGGACTTCTCCTATAACGGGTTTTAATTTTCAGTTTgttaattatatatgtatatttatttatgcTTACCATTCATTATTTGAAAATTATTCTGAAGAGATGATGATGTGTTTACTTGTTCCGTCGTTGTGCAGAGGTTGACTACAAAGATGTACCATTTGTTACTTTAATGGATGTTCTTACCTATCCAGAggtatcatattttattattttatttggtaGCTCTCAAGTTTTCTTATCCCACTATCTGATTCTTTGAGCACATTCTAGAATTTCCTATATAAAATATCAAGTAATAAACCATAGATCagtttttttgaacattttaatTGAATGTGATATTGGAATTAAACCTCCTTACTGATGCAGAaccaagaaagaaaaaagaatgagCAATAGAAGAGGATAATTTAGGGAGAGAAGTAGACATGGACAGAAATGACCAAGAACCAGAGAGAAAGATAACAGTTTTAgacaatctgattttttttattctatcGTGTTACAAATAATTCGCATGGCCAAGAGCCTATTTTATAGATAAACAAAATAACAAGTTCTGGCTTAATTAGGAAACTATTCTAGGAAATTAAAACTGTATAAAATTCTATTTTTTCATAATAGAATTAAACTTAATCTTAATCAATAACAGTATACAAGACTAGTTATGTCTATCTATCAACTAGTTCTGCAATGCATTACTTAGTTTTATAATGTCTTTATTGGCATTATGGCACCATTTATGCATTCATGTAAACAATTTAATTATACAGTTCCTAATCCTAACTAGGAACTATTACTGACATCCAAACTTTTGTGATTTTCAATCATGATTTGGTACTTGTCTtctcattttgttcatgtataGCTTTATGATACTCATTCCATTGAACTGATGATAATGGAACCTTTTAAGTAATTGCTAGTGCTCTCACATCTGAGTTTTTAAACCTTTACAACTTATGAACTTATTGAATTAAAAAAACGCATCCTTGCACATTTAGTAAGCTACTAGCTGGCTTAGgatgataataataatttctGCTTGATTAATTTCATAACTGACAGGTTACAGCTAAGTTCCTATGTGTTGTACGGGTAGTAGCATTGTATCCATGGCAGGCTAAAGATTTCTGTTCTCGTGGAATTTACCGAGTTAGGCTGACCTTAGAGGACCCAACTGCCAGaattcatgcatatttatatggGGAAGATGGTGTAAGTTCTTGATCCTGTTATTTGACTTCTATCCTATGTTACGGTTTCAATgtgtttgttttttattttccgATGGTCATACCTGTGATACTTCTTTTAGCCTTGACTTTTTTCCCCTTTTGAGAGTACAGTAATTTTCAATGCCTGTGTCAGGActacacttttatttttaatcttgaCACTTTTCTATAACAAGGATGTTAACTGAACCATTGATGTTGTCCCCTGTTATACTTTCTTCTGCTCTTTTCTTTTGGCTATAGAGAAATTGTTCTGTTAAAAACACACATGTGGAACATGTTTTGACTGCATTATGCTCTCCTCCTCCAGTAGACTGACAAAATAAAATTTGGAACTTCTAGTGCACTGAAAAATGATTTTGCCATTAGAAAAACTTATTCTTCTCTTTGTCACACTGCAttctatgttatttttttatttatttattttctggaTTTTGCTAGGGACACATATTTCATACCAAAATCTTGCACCACATAATGTTGCacatatatatttttccttttggAAATAGAATATGTCATTTGAAGTCATATGGCTGACTgtgcaattttattattattatgtaaaaaatGTCACCTGCATTACTCTTATTTTACCCCTTACCATTCTTATCTtcaattgattgtattattttcaACTTGTGGCAGAATAAGTTTTTTGGTGATCAACTTGCCATTGATGTACTGACGAAGAAGCGAAATGCATTGCTTGGAGTGGCTACAAATGATGTTGGAAAGCAAGTGGAGG is a window of Humulus lupulus chromosome 4, drHumLupu1.1, whole genome shotgun sequence DNA encoding:
- the LOC133831674 gene encoding protection of telomeres protein 1b-like isoform X1, with amino-acid sequence MGERDDYKFLELKDAIASINQKVNLIGVIIECGFPKGTRGTDCFCTVKIVDESYQKPGLPVNMFAEHFGMLPLIASFGDIIQLSNVMMKTHGGEVYAVFNKKSSTFAVYDGKGGEYVPYQTHLKFIQRDLDKKFIAGLRNWFIDFQIDEDSKNFSLVRELKERRFVDLACKVIHVQEFKGEWMTFLWDGTDTQPSSIPTRLEDERNNPLPLQPELLHLSRDILGTFPALGSVLRVVFDQGTKKHGLHLLHVGKWMKFVNVYCKVNGGLWHGSFTPSTKFRYTHDRDRLVLERQRLYNERLGMRYGRNPYWSFPWTSPITEVDYKDVPFVTLMDVLTYPEVTAKFLCVVRVVALYPWQAKDFCSRGIYRVRLTLEDPTARIHAYLYGEDGNKFFGDQLAIDVLTKKRNALLGVATNDVGKQVEDDARNPPWVQCCLKSYYLDKSDIWGSRQYQIFGTRLVVD
- the LOC133831674 gene encoding protection of telomeres protein 1b-like isoform X2, with the protein product MKTHGGEVYAVFNKKSSTFAVYDGKGGEYVPYQTHLKFIQRDLDKKFIAGLRNWFIDFQIDEDSKNFSLVRELKERRFVDLACKVIHVQEFKGEWMTFLWDGTDTQPSSIPTRLEDERNNPLPLQPELLHLSRDILGTFPALGSVLRVVFDQGTKKHGLHLLHVGKWMKFVNVYCKVNGGLWHGSFTPSTKFRYTHDRDRLVLERQRLYNERLGMRYGRNPYWSFPWTSPITEVDYKDVPFVTLMDVLTYPEVTAKFLCVVRVVALYPWQAKDFCSRGIYRVRLTLEDPTARIHAYLYGEDGNKFFGDQLAIDVLTKKRNALLGVATNDVGKQVEDDARNPPWVQCCLKSYYLDKSDIWGSRQYQIFGTRLVVD